Proteins encoded by one window of Halosolutus gelatinilyticus:
- a CDS encoding SDR family NAD(P)-dependent oxidoreductase, with translation MAQIPCSGRLDGDVAIVTGSTRGIGEGIARRFAAEGASVVVTGRSTDDGEAVAESIRENGGDAVFVRADMREPDDIAALVEATVEAFGGLDVLVNNAGVQTETSVTEATIEDWEFVVETDFRSYWLCAKHAAEHMDEGSIINVSSNHAFLTMPGLFPYNAIKAGINGMTRAMAVDLGPEIRANTINPGWILIERTAEELPEDEREHVESIHPLGRLGTPEDVAGVAAFLASDDAAFVTGAQLLVDGGRTSVMQDDTLPDYRP, from the coding sequence ATGGCCCAAATACCCTGTTCAGGACGGCTCGATGGCGATGTCGCAATCGTGACTGGCTCAACCCGAGGCATCGGCGAGGGAATTGCGAGGCGGTTTGCTGCGGAGGGCGCTTCCGTCGTCGTGACCGGTCGGTCAACTGACGACGGCGAGGCCGTCGCCGAGTCGATCCGCGAGAACGGCGGCGACGCCGTCTTCGTTCGCGCCGACATGCGCGAGCCGGACGACATCGCCGCGCTCGTCGAGGCGACCGTCGAAGCGTTCGGCGGTCTCGACGTGCTGGTCAACAACGCCGGCGTCCAGACGGAGACGAGCGTGACCGAGGCGACAATCGAGGACTGGGAGTTCGTCGTCGAGACGGACTTCCGATCGTACTGGCTCTGTGCGAAGCACGCCGCCGAGCACATGGACGAGGGGTCGATCATCAACGTCTCCTCGAACCACGCGTTCCTGACGATGCCCGGACTGTTCCCCTACAACGCGATCAAGGCGGGGATCAACGGGATGACTCGCGCAATGGCGGTCGATCTCGGACCGGAGATCCGCGCGAACACGATCAACCCCGGCTGGATCCTGATCGAACGCACCGCCGAGGAGCTGCCCGAGGACGAGCGCGAGCACGTCGAGTCGATCCACCCGCTCGGTCGCCTCGGGACGCCCGAGGACGTCGCCGGCGTCGCCGCGTTCCTCGCGAGCGACGACGCGGCGTTCGTCACCGGCGCCCAGTTGCTCGTCGACGGCGGGCGCACGTCCGTCATGCAGGACGACACGCTCCCCGACTACCGTCCGTAA
- a CDS encoding SDR family NAD(P)-dependent oxidoreductase gives MDVDLDSRTALVTGAGRGNGKATAKLLASNGANVVANDLDQAPAEAVVADIREEDGDAIAVAADVSDRAEVEAMFDVAEETFGTVDVLVNNAGFGKGDRFVNEPSNDLWRETLETHLFGTINCTRRAVTRMRERGYGKIVNVTSIHTKNGVGMSPQYDVAKFSILGLTKSLALELGREGIRVNAVAPGWVDTRLTDGFDDRTREKIVDLNPLGRFAEPEEVAQTIAFLCSPASDYVNGHELRVDGGQVPIDNWTFRYEG, from the coding sequence ATGGACGTCGATCTCGACAGTCGGACGGCACTAGTCACCGGCGCGGGGAGAGGAAACGGGAAGGCGACGGCGAAACTACTCGCCTCGAACGGTGCGAACGTCGTCGCGAACGACCTCGACCAGGCGCCGGCCGAAGCGGTCGTAGCGGACATCCGCGAGGAGGACGGCGACGCCATCGCGGTGGCGGCGGACGTCTCTGACCGCGCGGAGGTCGAGGCGATGTTCGACGTCGCCGAAGAGACGTTCGGGACGGTCGACGTGCTCGTGAACAACGCCGGATTCGGGAAGGGCGATCGGTTCGTCAACGAACCGTCCAACGACCTCTGGCGCGAGACGCTGGAGACGCACCTGTTCGGAACGATCAACTGCACCCGGCGCGCAGTCACCAGAATGCGCGAGCGGGGGTACGGGAAGATCGTCAACGTGACCTCGATTCACACGAAAAACGGCGTCGGAATGTCACCCCAGTACGACGTCGCGAAATTCTCCATCCTCGGGCTCACCAAGTCGCTGGCCCTGGAGCTCGGCCGCGAGGGGATCCGCGTCAACGCCGTCGCACCCGGATGGGTTGACACCCGCCTCACCGACGGATTCGACGACCGGACCCGCGAGAAGATCGTCGATCTGAACCCCCTCGGCCGATTCGCCGAACCCGAGGAGGTCGCCCAGACGATCGCCTTCCTCTGTTCGCCGGCCAGCGACTACGTCAACGGCCACGAACTGCGCGTCGACGGCGGCCAGGTGCCCATCGACAACTGGACGTTCCGGTACGAGGGGTAG
- a CDS encoding IclR family transcriptional regulator: MSNDSIQQGESAWVQSTKTAFDIVDVLRERDGAGVTELARALDLSKSAVHKHLQTLLMLGYVAKDGTEYRLGIRFLSLGAYTMQQQLVAFGDVRTGIDTLAQNARMTAFLAVPDGDDGVVLYASSASGTPRFRQGDRFFLPTTAAGRTILAHLPDDRRDAALSGFDDDRRADLESEFRHVRDRRIVFDRGAGNEWRSVAAPVLDEDERPIGAVAASGPDDIVDKRLSEDVAGLVLSTAKSVRGDAASSAD, encoded by the coding sequence GTGAGCAACGATAGTATTCAGCAGGGCGAGTCGGCGTGGGTGCAGTCGACGAAGACAGCATTCGACATCGTCGACGTGTTGCGCGAGCGGGACGGTGCCGGCGTGACCGAACTCGCCAGGGCACTCGACCTGTCGAAAAGCGCGGTGCACAAGCACTTGCAGACGCTCTTGATGCTCGGCTACGTCGCCAAGGACGGCACCGAGTACCGTCTGGGGATCCGGTTCCTCTCGCTCGGAGCCTACACGATGCAACAACAGCTCGTCGCGTTCGGCGACGTGCGAACCGGTATCGATACGCTCGCCCAGAACGCGCGGATGACGGCGTTTCTCGCCGTTCCCGACGGCGACGACGGCGTCGTTCTATACGCGTCATCGGCGTCCGGCACGCCCCGATTCCGACAGGGTGACCGGTTCTTCCTCCCGACGACGGCGGCAGGCCGAACCATCCTCGCGCACCTCCCCGACGACCGGCGCGACGCCGCCCTCTCCGGATTCGACGACGATCGGCGCGCGGACCTCGAGAGCGAATTCCGGCACGTGAGAGACCGACGGATCGTATTCGATCGAGGGGCGGGCAACGAGTGGCGGTCCGTCGCCGCGCCCGTGCTCGACGAGGACGAGCGCCCGATCGGTGCCGTCGCCGCCTCCGGGCCTGACGACATCGTCGACAAGCGGCTTAGCGAGGACGTCGCGGGACTCGTTCTCTCGACGGCGAAGTCCGTGCGAGGCGACGCCGCGTCGAGTGCCGACTGA
- a CDS encoding formylglycine-generating enzyme family protein, producing MVRLDGGSFTMGTDSDAGFPQDGEGPTREVTVEPFYVDKFAVTNAQFLEFVRETGYTTDAERFGWSFVFENFVKDADRDRIVQNASAAPWWAAVEGADWLHPNGPGESLLDDRSLLKHPVTHVSWRDAAAYADWAGKRLPTEAEWEYAARGRLHQRKFPWGDELRPDGEHRCNIWQGDFPEHNTGDDGYVQTAPVNEYEPNGHGLYNVSGNVWEWCADWFDADYHTTDAYSYDNPTGPETGRERVMRGGSYLCHRSWCNRYRVAARSKNTPDSSTGNIGFRCVVAAT from the coding sequence ATGGTCCGCCTCGATGGCGGGTCGTTCACCATGGGGACGGACTCCGACGCCGGTTTTCCCCAGGACGGGGAGGGTCCAACGCGCGAGGTTACTGTCGAGCCGTTCTACGTCGACAAGTTTGCGGTCACCAACGCACAGTTCCTCGAGTTCGTCCGCGAGACCGGCTACACGACCGACGCGGAGCGGTTCGGCTGGTCGTTCGTCTTCGAGAATTTCGTGAAGGATGCGGACCGCGACCGGATCGTACAGAACGCGAGCGCGGCCCCCTGGTGGGCCGCCGTCGAAGGCGCCGACTGGCTCCATCCCAACGGGCCCGGCGAGAGCCTCCTCGATGACCGCTCACTCTTGAAACACCCCGTGACCCACGTTTCCTGGCGCGACGCCGCTGCGTACGCCGACTGGGCAGGCAAGCGTCTCCCGACTGAGGCCGAGTGGGAGTACGCCGCCCGCGGTCGCCTCCACCAGCGGAAGTTCCCATGGGGAGACGAGTTGCGACCCGACGGCGAACACCGGTGCAATATCTGGCAGGGGGACTTTCCAGAGCACAACACCGGCGACGACGGCTACGTCCAGACCGCACCCGTCAACGAGTACGAGCCCAACGGCCACGGGCTATACAACGTCTCCGGCAACGTCTGGGAGTGGTGTGCCGACTGGTTTGACGCCGACTACCACACCACCGACGCCTACTCGTACGACAACCCTACCGGGCCGGAAACTGGCAGGGAACGGGTAATGCGCGGAGGATCATACCTCTGTCACCGCTCGTGGTGCAACCGCTACCGCGTCGCCGCCCGCTCCAAGAACACCCCCGACAGCTCCACCGGCAACATCGGCTTCCGCTGTGTCGTCGCCGCCACTTGA
- a CDS encoding sulfatase family protein, translating into MTDDRPNIVFINTDQQRYDTVRALGAEHMDTPNLDRLVENGVSFTDCHITAPSCAPSRASLFTGYYPHTTGIYRNGDRWTHSWVEDLSDSGYYTVNIGKMHTAPYETSMGFDERYPVENKDRYLGDVPAGEPPLPGEKYFLDEWDRALGARGLLKQQREFYRQWDDYEERLGAFEWELPEDTHPDVFVGDFVTRWLDHMPKLDQPLFMEVGFPGPHPPYDPTPEYAEEYLDRDLPSPKLDGDDLDGQPAPMKALREHHREIDHDSVVHDVDATAEQLRRQRAYYYANVAMIDEQVGKIMNALEANGYEDTVVVFTSDHGEMLTDHGHIQKWTMYDEVTRVPTMVWSPGRFEPDTIDDLVSLFDLGPTVLDIADAPIDESMEARSLLGALESDSEWTGRDVVFAEHARSGILEETEFMTMVRTDDWKLVHFVDHDEGQLFDLNADPEETENLWGDPDARGAKRALLDTLLEWRIRSDVNTADWAENFR; encoded by the coding sequence ATGACGGACGACCGACCGAATATCGTCTTCATCAATACTGACCAGCAGCGATACGACACGGTCCGAGCGCTCGGTGCAGAGCATATGGACACGCCGAACCTGGACCGACTCGTCGAGAATGGGGTGTCGTTTACTGACTGCCACATTACGGCGCCGTCGTGTGCACCCTCTCGGGCGAGCCTGTTCACCGGCTACTACCCCCACACGACCGGGATCTACCGGAACGGCGATCGATGGACCCACTCGTGGGTGGAGGACCTCTCGGACAGCGGGTACTACACGGTAAATATCGGGAAAATGCATACGGCTCCCTACGAGACGTCGATGGGATTCGACGAGCGCTACCCCGTTGAGAACAAAGACCGGTACCTCGGGGACGTTCCCGCGGGCGAACCGCCGCTACCTGGCGAGAAGTACTTCCTCGACGAGTGGGATCGAGCGCTGGGGGCGCGGGGCCTCCTGAAACAGCAGCGGGAGTTCTACCGCCAGTGGGACGACTACGAGGAGCGGCTGGGCGCCTTTGAATGGGAGCTCCCGGAGGATACTCACCCGGATGTGTTCGTCGGGGACTTCGTAACGCGGTGGCTCGACCACATGCCAAAGCTCGACCAGCCGCTGTTCATGGAGGTGGGATTCCCCGGCCCGCACCCGCCGTACGATCCGACGCCGGAGTACGCGGAGGAGTACCTCGACCGCGACCTCCCGTCGCCCAAACTCGACGGTGACGACCTCGACGGTCAGCCGGCCCCGATGAAGGCCCTCCGCGAGCACCACCGGGAAATCGACCACGACTCGGTCGTGCACGACGTTGATGCGACAGCGGAGCAACTCCGCCGACAGCGGGCCTACTACTACGCCAACGTGGCGATGATCGACGAACAGGTTGGAAAAATCATGAACGCGCTCGAAGCTAACGGGTACGAGGACACGGTCGTCGTGTTTACGTCGGACCACGGAGAGATGCTGACCGACCACGGCCACATCCAAAAGTGGACGATGTACGACGAGGTCACCCGCGTTCCAACGATGGTGTGGTCGCCAGGGCGCTTCGAGCCCGACACGATCGACGATCTCGTCTCGCTGTTCGATCTCGGACCGACCGTGCTCGATATCGCCGACGCGCCGATTGACGAATCGATGGAGGCCAGATCCCTGCTCGGCGCGCTTGAAAGCGATTCCGAGTGGACGGGACGCGATGTCGTGTTTGCCGAACACGCCAGAAGCGGCATCCTGGAGGAGACGGAGTTCATGACGATGGTCCGGACCGACGACTGGAAACTCGTCCACTTCGTTGACCACGACGAGGGACAGTTGTTCGATCTGAACGCCGACCCCGAGGAGACCGAGAATCTGTGGGGCGACCCGGACGCCCGGGGCGCCAAACGTGCTTTGCTCGACACCCTGCTGGAGTGGCGCATTCGGAGCGACGTCAACACGGCCGACTGGGCGGAGAACTTCCGGTAG
- a CDS encoding ParA family protein — MGETTTDPRAVSVVILKGGVGKSTTSMNLARQLAERGRTLFADLDPNGHATNGLGYRDAYQSDVNLGDVILDGAATPADIIRSTEHSFDLLPSSNTLEDVEKDLAGAMQGSARVKSKIVDPLLGERYDYVVFDCPAYPGMLNNNALVATGNVVIPIEPGSSAIGGYKRTMERLIEPAREYIDVDVLAVVPNKLGDRIDQQTEDRELLENLNTASYEVNPGQPLQEAVPEFARITADEFEQIDAGEIPAPKPGIRHRSALSRSLQHNQPLQDYDPENDQIACYEELAGIVANGGIDR, encoded by the coding sequence ATGGGCGAGACAACGACCGATCCACGCGCCGTCAGCGTGGTCATCCTGAAAGGTGGTGTCGGCAAATCAACGACCTCGATGAACCTCGCGCGGCAGCTCGCCGAGCGAGGGAGGACGCTGTTCGCGGACTTGGACCCGAACGGTCACGCGACGAACGGCCTCGGATACCGAGACGCCTATCAGAGCGACGTGAACCTCGGCGACGTGATACTCGACGGCGCCGCGACGCCGGCCGATATCATCCGATCGACCGAGCATAGCTTCGATCTGTTACCCTCGTCGAACACGCTCGAAGACGTCGAAAAAGACCTCGCGGGGGCGATGCAGGGATCGGCGCGAGTCAAATCGAAGATCGTAGATCCGTTACTGGGCGAGCGATACGACTACGTCGTGTTCGACTGCCCGGCGTATCCCGGGATGCTGAACAACAACGCCCTCGTCGCGACGGGAAACGTCGTGATTCCGATCGAACCCGGCTCGAGCGCGATCGGCGGCTACAAGCGGACGATGGAGCGACTCATCGAACCCGCGCGCGAGTACATCGACGTCGACGTGCTCGCGGTCGTCCCGAACAAACTCGGCGATCGAATCGACCAGCAGACCGAGGATCGCGAACTCCTCGAGAACCTGAACACCGCGAGTTACGAGGTGAACCCCGGGCAACCGCTACAGGAAGCGGTGCCGGAGTTTGCCCGCATCACCGCCGACGAGTTCGAGCAGATCGACGCCGGCGAGATTCCCGCGCCGAAACCCGGCATTCGCCACCGATCGGCCCTCTCTCGATCCCTCCAGCACAACCAGCCGTTGCAGGACTACGATCCCGAGAATGACCAGATCGCGTGCTACGAGGAACTCGCGGGGATCGTCGCGAACGGAGGGATCGATCGATGA
- a CDS encoding fumarylacetoacetate hydrolase family protein, whose product MRTVRFTDPTGYARHGEWTGDVIHADGKTYDLDEVDILPPTEPTKIVCQAGGYMDHRKESGFEDRPDRPELFLKTPNCIVAHGNAIELPPGRDSVEFEAEFGIVIGEQCRAVPEEDAIDVVAGYTCVNDISNRDDQEKERNWVRGKAFDSSLPMGPVVATPDEVPDDATLTLRHNGEVKQETTREHMIFSVEELVADVSELITLEPGDVIATGTPFGPDELAEGDTVEVEFEGVGVLKNHVTSR is encoded by the coding sequence ATGCGAACTGTTAGATTTACGGATCCGACGGGATACGCAAGACACGGCGAGTGGACCGGCGACGTCATCCACGCGGACGGGAAGACGTACGATCTCGACGAAGTGGATATCCTCCCGCCGACAGAACCGACGAAGATCGTCTGTCAGGCCGGTGGATACATGGACCACCGGAAGGAGTCCGGCTTCGAGGATCGACCCGATCGGCCCGAGCTATTCCTGAAGACGCCCAACTGCATCGTCGCTCACGGCAACGCTATCGAATTACCGCCAGGGAGAGACAGCGTCGAGTTCGAAGCCGAGTTCGGTATCGTCATCGGCGAGCAGTGCCGAGCAGTTCCCGAAGAAGACGCTATCGATGTCGTCGCAGGCTATACTTGCGTCAACGACATCTCAAACCGTGACGATCAGGAAAAGGAGCGCAACTGGGTCCGCGGCAAGGCCTTCGACAGCTCGCTCCCGATGGGACCAGTCGTCGCCACGCCCGACGAAGTACCGGATGACGCGACACTCACCCTCCGTCACAACGGCGAAGTCAAACAGGAAACGACTCGGGAGCACATGATTTTCTCCGTCGAGGAACTCGTCGCGGACGTGTCGGAACTGATCACGCTCGAGCCAGGCGACGTCATTGCGACCGGAACGCCGTTCGGTCCCGACGAGTTGGCTGAGGGCGACACCGTCGAAGTCGAGTTCGAAGGGGTCGGTGTACTCAAGAACCACGTAACATCGCGATGA
- a CDS encoding YdcF family protein translates to MVVIVLGQQLRSASHLIFSGGNSNPIVSIPECEAMREYATDRGVDPTRIRLEARAEDTIGNGYFTRRLVDEMRQDVDTIFVVSSCYHMTSAEYVFRQCFGDTCVIDGSRCHDVPNPGSLTSHDYEKLVQLRGSSHRSLQGT, encoded by the coding sequence ATGGTCGTCATCGTACTGGGTCAGCAACTCCGATCGGCGTCGCACCTGATCTTCAGCGGCGGAAATTCCAACCCGATCGTCTCGATCCCGGAGTGCGAAGCGATGCGGGAGTATGCCACAGACCGCGGCGTTGATCCGACGCGGATCCGCCTCGAAGCCCGTGCGGAGGACACAATCGGCAATGGGTACTTCACGCGCCGCCTGGTCGACGAGATGCGCCAGGATGTGGATACGATCTTCGTCGTGAGTTCGTGTTATCACATGACGTCCGCGGAGTACGTGTTCCGCCAGTGCTTCGGCGATACGTGCGTGATCGACGGGAGCCGCTGCCATGACGTCCCGAACCCCGGCAGTCTTACCTCGCACGACTACGAAAAGCTCGTTCAGTTGCGGGGTTCTTCGCACCGATCACTCCAGGGGACATGA
- a CDS encoding aldose 1-epimerase, translating into MSDDASGVRGATGPRIATDFSYRGIDAAFLENKALRVLVLPGKGGDIVEFRDKRTDVDVLWRTPHNWTPPEDRYVPTAAETTWNDHYPGGWQVNLPVAGGGWEIDGNAYGIHGESALLPWDAEVVCDDDEAVTLRLTVELVRYPFEIERELTLPARESRLEIEESVTNLGDRSLEYVWQQHVTLGPPLLSPSARLDLPPATGINADYGDAFPNARLKGDAKFEWPHSPGKDGGEVDLREIPPEDATIHDQSFAVDMDDGWYALTNPDLDLGFALTFPLEPFECLWYWQPFGGYHEAPWFNRNYNVGLEPTTAYPGGNVPRAQRENGTMKELEPGETVTAKFSAMTYGGLESVSDVDPDGAVEGTDVGGE; encoded by the coding sequence GTGAGTGACGACGCGTCCGGCGTCCGCGGCGCGACCGGTCCCCGGATCGCGACCGACTTCTCGTACCGCGGCATCGACGCCGCGTTCCTCGAGAACAAGGCGCTGCGCGTGCTAGTGCTCCCCGGGAAGGGCGGGGATATCGTCGAGTTCCGCGACAAGCGGACCGACGTGGACGTCCTCTGGCGGACGCCGCACAACTGGACGCCGCCGGAGGACCGGTACGTCCCGACTGCGGCCGAAACCACGTGGAACGACCACTATCCCGGCGGCTGGCAGGTGAATCTGCCCGTCGCTGGCGGCGGCTGGGAGATCGATGGCAACGCCTATGGGATCCACGGCGAGAGCGCCTTGCTCCCCTGGGACGCCGAGGTCGTGTGCGACGACGACGAGGCAGTGACGCTCCGCTTGACCGTCGAACTCGTCCGCTACCCCTTCGAGATCGAGCGCGAACTGACGCTTCCCGCCAGGGAGTCCAGACTCGAGATCGAGGAGTCGGTAACCAACCTCGGTGACCGATCGCTGGAGTACGTCTGGCAGCAGCACGTCACGCTCGGCCCGCCGCTGCTGTCGCCCTCGGCGCGGCTCGACCTTCCCCCCGCCACCGGCATCAACGCTGACTACGGTGACGCCTTCCCGAACGCCCGGCTGAAGGGCGACGCGAAGTTCGAGTGGCCCCACTCCCCCGGTAAGGACGGCGGCGAGGTCGACCTCCGAGAGATTCCTCCGGAGGACGCGACGATCCACGACCAGTCGTTCGCCGTCGACATGGACGACGGCTGGTACGCGCTCACCAACCCGGACCTCGATCTGGGCTTCGCGCTCACGTTCCCGCTCGAACCGTTCGAGTGCCTCTGGTACTGGCAACCGTTCGGCGGCTACCACGAGGCGCCGTGGTTCAATCGCAACTACAACGTCGGCCTCGAACCGACTACGGCCTATCCCGGCGGGAACGTCCCTCGGGCCCAGCGCGAGAACGGCACGATGAAAGAACTCGAGCCCGGCGAGACCGTCACGGCCAAGTTCTCGGCGATGACTTACGGCGGCCTAGAGAGCGTCTCGGACGTCGACCCCGACGGCGCGGTCGAGGGAACCGACGTCGGCGGCGAGTAG
- a CDS encoding amidohydrolase family protein — MIDCHFHIWTQDESTPEKRAERAEQFRREADALGIDRTTLIGEIGDTVEECREHNRMVAKYVDEHPDLFYGWARVHPSLGEKGVEEFRRAVEEDGLVGLKHHFVGTEINITDPEFRPLAEAAVDMDVPIISHVMQNEEPYPSERPSEARSEDVAELATQYPDLKLISAHLSAGGNWEHRIRNIASHDNVYLDLSGSNCEAGQIEMAAEHLGVDRLLFGTDTWLSVCAGKLDAADLPPADRAQVAYNFEHLLHDGIENRLSEDEREARIERATERFADLDEPYEEEIVDANAYVGDWPFYPFDASAEDLIERMDENGVDRAVVSSLAAAFYRDPQHGNRELLEGIEGYEGRLIPFATIDPTFPGWEDDLRHCIEDLGMRGVRMLPAYHDYDIDAPETEELLEVCAELDVPAMLVPALEDQRGRHPRVELRHFEGMGQAKHWRNDAIDDVIDLLMAVPDADVVVAGAWSAGARIVRETTTVDRQDVRLHNAVRSGETLLVIDDLFNYWTQTQGRDIAEQIGTDHLVMGPRLPLKYFDAFYTYTKNLPVSEAEKDRVRSGNILDLLDE; from the coding sequence ATGATCGACTGCCACTTCCACATCTGGACGCAGGACGAATCGACTCCCGAAAAGCGAGCCGAACGAGCCGAGCAGTTCCGGCGGGAAGCCGACGCTCTGGGGATCGACCGGACAACCCTCATTGGCGAGATCGGCGATACCGTCGAGGAGTGCCGGGAACACAACCGCATGGTCGCGAAGTACGTCGACGAGCATCCGGATCTGTTCTACGGGTGGGCGCGGGTCCACCCATCGCTGGGCGAGAAAGGCGTCGAAGAGTTCCGGCGAGCGGTCGAGGAGGACGGACTGGTCGGTCTCAAACACCACTTCGTCGGCACGGAAATCAACATCACGGACCCGGAGTTCCGTCCGCTTGCGGAGGCGGCCGTCGACATGGACGTTCCGATCATCTCCCACGTGATGCAAAACGAGGAGCCCTACCCCTCCGAGCGGCCGAGCGAGGCGCGCTCCGAGGACGTCGCCGAGCTGGCTACCCAGTACCCCGATCTCAAGCTGATCTCGGCGCACCTCAGCGCCGGCGGTAACTGGGAGCACCGCATCAGGAACATCGCGTCCCACGATAACGTGTATCTCGATCTCAGCGGGAGCAACTGCGAGGCCGGGCAGATCGAGATGGCCGCCGAGCACCTCGGGGTCGACCGGTTGCTGTTCGGGACCGACACGTGGCTCTCGGTGTGCGCCGGCAAACTGGACGCCGCTGACCTGCCGCCGGCGGACAGGGCACAGGTCGCGTACAACTTCGAGCACCTGCTCCACGACGGCATCGAGAACAGACTCTCCGAAGACGAGCGGGAGGCGCGGATCGAACGAGCGACCGAGCGCTTTGCCGACCTCGACGAGCCCTACGAGGAGGAGATCGTCGACGCGAACGCCTACGTCGGCGACTGGCCGTTCTATCCCTTCGACGCGTCAGCCGAGGACCTGATCGAGCGGATGGACGAGAACGGCGTCGACAGGGCCGTCGTCTCGTCGCTCGCGGCGGCGTTCTACCGCGATCCCCAGCACGGGAATCGCGAACTCCTAGAGGGGATCGAGGGCTACGAGGGCCGCCTGATTCCCTTCGCCACGATCGATCCCACGTTTCCGGGGTGGGAAGACGACCTCCGTCACTGTATCGAGGACCTCGGCATGCGGGGCGTGCGGATGCTGCCCGCCTACCACGACTACGACATCGACGCCCCCGAGACCGAGGAACTGCTCGAGGTCTGCGCGGAACTCGACGTGCCAGCGATGCTCGTACCTGCCCTAGAGGACCAGCGCGGTCGTCACCCGCGGGTCGAACTCCGCCACTTCGAGGGAATGGGCCAGGCCAAGCACTGGCGAAACGACGCGATCGACGACGTGATCGACCTCCTGATGGCCGTCCCGGACGCAGATGTCGTCGTCGCCGGCGCCTGGTCGGCCGGCGCACGCATCGTCAGGGAGACCACGACCGTGGACCGACAGGACGTCCGGCTACACAACGCGGTCCGATCGGGAGAGACGCTGCTCGTGATCGACGACCTGTTCAACTATTGGACGCAGACCCAGGGACGGGACATCGCCGAGCAGATCGGCACCGATCACCTCGTTATGGGGCCGAGGCTCCCGCTGAAGTACTTCGATGCCTTCTACACCTACACGAAGAACCTGCCGGTCAGCGAGGCGGAGAAAGACAGGGTACGGAGCGGCAACATCTTGGACCTGCTCGACGAGTAA